In a genomic window of Gossypium arboreum isolate Shixiya-1 chromosome 7, ASM2569848v2, whole genome shotgun sequence:
- the LOC108478811 gene encoding uncharacterized protein LOC108478811, producing MVFIYDILVYSKTEDERDEHLSVVLQILRENQCYANLSNFLGLAGYYRCLVEGFSLIVANFTKLLYKGVSFFWIDEQQMSFRKLKSVFENLKSVLAQAPLKTHEGDNPMHDLELAAKELNLRQQRWIELFKDYDCTIQYHPSKANVAADALIRRAMTDLRVMLAHLSLFNDGGLLVELQVKPTWIDQIRVKQLGDESLGLRFRQVESGTTFDFGINSDGVLCFQEQICVSNDSDLRQSILREAHSSLYTMHPGGNKRLRLSISYLWKLAKLYISKIVRLHGVIVSIISDKNPRFTSRFWKKLHEALGSRLNFSNTFHPQIDGKSERVIQILEDMFQSCVIDF from the exons ATGGTCTTTATCTATGACATTCTGGTAtactctaagactgaggatgagcGTGATGAGCATCTTAGTGTAGTGCTTCAGATTCTTCGTGAAAACCAGTGTTATGCTAAtctaagcaa TTTTCTAGGTTTGGCGGGCTACTATCGGTGTTTGGTTGAGGGGTTCTCGTTGATTGTAGCTAATTTTACTAAGCTTCTTTACAAGGGTGTCTCTTTTTTCTGGATTGATGAGCAGCAAATGAGCTTTAGAAAGCTCAAGTCTGTATTTGAAAACCTCAAGTCTGTACTGGCTCAGGCTCCT cttaagacacatgaaGGGGATAATCCGatgcatgatctcgagttggctgcG aaggagttgaatcttaggcagcagCGATGGATTGAGTTGTTTAAGGACTATGACTGCACAATACAGTATCATCCAAGTAAAGCTAATGTGGCGGCCGATGCTCTGATTCGTAGGGCGATGACTGATTTGAGGGTGATGCTCGCTCACCTTAGTCTGTTTAATGATGGGGGTCTTTTAGTTGAGTTAcaagttaagccgacttggattgatcagattcgaGTTAAACAATTGGGAGATGAGTCTTTGGGCTTGCGGTTCCGTCAGGTTGAGAGTGGTACTACCTTTGATTTTGGGATAAATAGTGATGGTGTGTTGTGTTTTCAAGAGCAGATCTGTGTGTCGAACGattctgatttgaggcagtctattctGAGGGAAGCGCATAGTAGCCTTTATACTATGCATCCCGGTGGTAATAAGAG attaaggctgagcatcagttacctttgg AAACTAGCGAAACTGTATATTTCCAAGATAGTTAGACTGCATGGGGTTatagtgtcgattatttctgacaaAAATCCTCGttttacatctcggttctggaagaaactGCACGAGGCTTTGGGTTCGAGATTGAACTTCAGTAATACGTTCCATCCTCAGATTGATGGtaaatctgagagggtgattcagatactggaggatatgtttcAGAGTTGCGTAATTGACTTCTga